Proteins encoded within one genomic window of Glycine soja cultivar W05 chromosome 1, ASM419377v2, whole genome shotgun sequence:
- the LOC114368282 gene encoding protein SRC2 homolog → MSSITGIQGQPLEVTVVSCSKLKDTEWISRQDPYVCVEYGSTKFRTRTCTDGGKNPVFQEKFIFPLIEGLRELNVLVWNSNTLTLDDFIGSGKIQLHKVLSQGFDDSAWPLQTKTGRYAGEVKVILHYAIANHQRHKSVSSHAPSAPPYVATTTPPVPSSYSTSYPPPPSATSYPPPPSYHTTGSYSYPPPPPPVASTVSYPLPPTAYPPYSSHPPSSYPPQPSSYPPPPSYPPPASAYPPPPYPPPAGYPPGIYPPPPY, encoded by the exons ATGTCGTCGATAACGGGCATCCAGGGCCAACCTCTTGAGGTTACGG TGGTTTCGTGCTCCAAGTTGAAGGACACAGAATGGATTTCAAGGCAAGATCCGTACGTTTGTGTTGAGTATGGCAGCACAAAGTTCCGAACCAGAACCTGCACAG ACGGCGGAAAAAATCCGGTATTCCAAGAGAAGTTCATCTTCCCCCTCATTGAAGGCCTTCGGGAGCTCAATGTCCTTGTTTGGAACAGCAATACTCTCACCTTGGACGATTTTATAGGAAGCGGAAA GATTCAATTGCACAAGGTTCTCTCTCAAGGCTTCGATGACTCTGCTTGGCCACTTCAGACCAAAACTGGCAG ATACGCTGGTGAAGTCAAAGTCATATTGCATTACGCAATTGCAAATCATCAAAGG CATAAATCAGTGTCAAGCCATGCTCCATCAGCACCTCCGTATGTGGCAACAACAACTCCTCCCGTCCCTTCTTCATATTCTACCTCATACCCGCCACCTCCTTCTGCTACTTCCTACCCACCACCTCCTTCTTACCATACAACTGGATCTTATTCTTACCCACCGCCACCGCCACCAGTAGCATCCACAGTTTCATATCCACTACCTCCAACAGCTTATCCTCCCTATTCCTCACATCCCCCATCATCATACCCTCCACAGCCCTCTTCATATCCTCCTCCCCCATCATACCCACCGCCTGCTTCAGCTTATCCTCCACCTCCATACCCACCACCTGCAGGCTATCCTCCtg GAATATACCCTCCACCGCCATACTGA
- the LOC114368288 gene encoding uncharacterized protein At4g06744-like — translation MYIYSTGLQHRVAREKLKMGITYMCALILLSLLLHSFMFIAADQRVAGLETIIASGHVHGGNFYGSPPPPPPECHPPPPMCPPPPPPPPVRLERARKALIKFTRLVDDPNGYTSNWKEGRDTCEFRGVRCAKYPDGQQAVAGLDLNGAGLSGKKCTALMLTGILDSIPELTFFHVNSNNFSGAIPTDITKYKFFFELDLSNNKLEGEFPKEVLQPKPKDQQLVFLDLRFNSLCGPIPPQLFDLDLDVIFINNNKFSGHLPDNFGSTPARYLTFANNQLTGPIPASIGKASKTLTEVLFLGNHFQGCLPYQIGYLDKATVFDVSKNSLTGPIPHSFACLQSIQYLNLDRNQFYGEVPEMLCLLPGLRNNGNLSLSDNYFTQVGPACRNLIKTNVLDVSYNCILGLPNQRPHGQCTEFFSKIKPCPNPKYLHYVPCKGYYPHTHPAATATPPLTYNSLNPHHLHR, via the coding sequence atgtatatatatagcaCAGGACTTCAACACCGTGTAGCCAGAGAGAAGTTAAAGATGGGCATCACGTACATGTGCGCTTTAATATTATTGTCATTATTGCTTCATTCATTTATGTTCATTGCGGCAGATCAACGGGTGGCCGGATTGGAAACTATCATAGCAAGTGGCCACGTGCACGGGGGTAATTTTTATGGCTCTCCTCCACCACCTCCCCCCGAGTGTCACCCACCCCCTCcaatgtgtcctccacctccaCCTCCGCCACCCGTACGGCTGGAGAGAGCTCGCAAAGCGCTTATCAAATTCACTCGTTTGGTGGATGACCCAAATGGATATACGAGTAACTGGAAGGAGGGTAGAGACACTTGTGAGTTCAGGGGGGTGCGATGTGCAAAATATCCAGACGGACAGCAAGCAGTTGCGGGATTAGACCTGAATGGAGCTGGCCTCTCTGGAAAAAAATGTACAGCGCTCATGCTCACCGGCATCTTGGACAGCATACCCGAGCTCACTTTCTTCCACGTCAACTCCAACAACTTCAGCGGTGCCATCCCAACCGACATCACCAAGTACAAATTTTTCTTCGAGCTAGATCTCAGTAACAACAAACTGGAGGGTGAGTTCCCGAAGGAAGTGCTCCAGCCCAAGCCCAAGGACCAGCAGCTGGTGTTCCTTGACCTCAGGTTCAACAGTCTCTGCGGCCCAATTCCACCGCAGCTCTTTGACTTGGATCTGGATGTGATTTTCATCAACAACAATAAGTTCAGTGGCCATCTCCCCGATAACTTTGGGTCCACACCGGCCAGGTACCTCACTTTTGCCAACAACCAGCTCACGGGCCCAATCCCGGCAAGCATTGGCAAAGCCTCCAAAACCCTCACCGAAGTCCTCTTCTTGGGCAATCACTTCCAGGGTTGCTTGCCCTACCAAATTGGCTACCTCGATAAGGCTACCGTCTTTGATGTCAGCAAAAACTCCTTAACGGGTCCCATCCCACACTCCTTTGCCTGCCTGCAAAGCATCCAGTACCTCAACTTGGACCGCAACCAGTTTTACGGAGAGGTTCCTGAGATGCTGTGTCTTCTCCCTGGCCTCCGCAACAATGGGAACCTCTCCTTATCCGACAACTATTTCACTCAGGTTGGCCCTGCATGCAGGAACCTTATCAAAACCAATGTGCTGGACGTCAGCTACAATTGCATTCTGGGGCTTCCAAATCAAAGGCCGCACGGACAATGCACAGAATTCTTCTCCAAGATCAAGCCCTGCCCAAATCCAAAGTATCTCCATTACGTCCCTTGTAAAGGATACTACCCGCACACCCACCCCGCCGCCACTGCCACTCCTCCGCTCACTTACAACTCTCTCAACCCCCATCATCTTCATCGCTAG
- the LOC114368263 gene encoding uncharacterized protein LOC114368263 produces MADTKFASLLLENLKLQDPWLPPDTWESIPSESGLLLSSPIPNSNQPLCHLSTLSESSLVRLAVNAMQGAKSSLVIIQNLSAIFSSDPSVRSFLWNRASTTRSLGNILISIGCTGSLLFLLRAFVDYFTDTFPLIHHDSPPFTLVNQAFAVSVGKVLEGYICGLDTIHTSVLLRRSSKDVDFTVPGCLKNVVHSEITLLEFYLHTKELRTQIEALASVCNLQKWVHCFPDTAFQDLITEATSEFRNFFRGGNLLTFLFAQLQVADPAHCTLLKFLFLQSCEPYCGFIRSWIFKAEVHDPYKEFIIENMDCLPHKSHVKAGHSVDFPLASVKVRDGVPIPGFLKDFLVPLVRAGLQLQVLLKLLETCIHVASGEHSCHDFLPCWSGFSSSLSYSSPLTFSKDVIEAMVLARENYYKRMNEKIESLLSSLEVRYQQVAMRALVPSFDNGGGTLDKLGQIMSENNFVGCPTADKRSLNMGIGDLGSDVSSTIDEFSLLEDVCDLSESSSLYSSEEQLDCDQLSGWSCPVVGQQNHLSALSFLKSSTLNNSIQNSCHHESSGSDSHGICDKMDATDVLMKTSHEVVISSHMSNPLNPENSSCLCKFSIQDRESLIDSCSGMGHFLKKSFDNDGTVEPKVTEKHLGPLKYSMLCHDINTISNTLSGEATKEDQPDNNTLTSHLYGFQPQKYGHQCNHPSINPLSVNPMLTRNSILHLMGRNGGKYKADHEQTLPYFNFSTVEDPCKVYMDKVPTNSRCRSASSFTLDSNVSNRNDKNNEHGEIDCGRENGLVDVPKVCFDASPDLMDHKHLTVVSGGSSWERLLGSFGKTVNVDDTQKQSLLSAFEIPLDIIIDKCLLQEIMLQYNYVSKLAINVLEEAFKLQEHLLALRRYHFMELADWADLFILSLWHHKWSVTEANERLSEIQGLLELSIQKSSCEQDTHKDRLFVYMKGHGKLPLSASAIGVRSFDFLGLGYHVQWPLSIVLTPAALKVYADIFSFLIQVKLAIFSLTDVWCSLKDLVHTTNKNQNSEIHQLETGHLNMLMKMRHQINHFVSTLQQYVESQLSHVSWCRFLHSLQHKVKDMMDLESVHMEYLADSLCICFLSDETKAVGSIIESILQCALDFRSCITVGSWDSGSDPEDLLGKLSKINISQVLSIKQKFDRSLKELHICYIKGPKHGNFGLSRFWDYLNYNEYYSNVSNEMGYYAV; encoded by the exons atggCTGATACCAAGTTTGCGTCCCTTCTTTTGGAGAATTTGAAGCTACAGGATCCATGGCTTCCCCCCGACACATGGGAATCCATACCTTCTGAAAGTGGGCTACTGCTTTCTTCTCCTATACCTAATTCAAACCAACCTCTCTGCCACCTCTCCACTCTCTCT GAATCTAGTTTGGTGAGGTTGGCCGTGAATGCCATGCAGGGTGCTAAATCTTCCCTTGTTATTATTCAAAACCTGTCTGCCATCTTTTCTTCTGATCCATCTGTCAGGTCCTTCCTCTGGAATCGTGCTTCCACCACTCGTTCTCTTGGAAATATACTTATCTCTATTGGCTGCACCGGCTCTCTGCTCTTTCTTCTCCGTGCTTTTGTTGATTATTTTACAGACACTTTTCCACTCATTCATCATGACTCTCCTCCCTTTACTCTCGTTAATCAAGCCTTTGCTGTTTCTGTGGGAAAAGTCTTGGAAGGCTACATCTGTGGATTGGACACTATTCATACATCTGTACTTTTAAGGCGTTCATCTAAGGATGTCGATTTCACTGTGCCTGGGTGTTTGAAGAATGTAGTGCATTCTGAAATTACACTTCTTGAGTTTTACCTGCACACTAAAGAACTAAGGACTCAGATTGAAGCCCTTGCTAGTGTTTGTAACCTACAAAAGTGGGTTCATTGCTTTCCAGACACTGCTTTCCAGGACCTGATTACTGAAGCTACTTCTGAATTTCGTAACTTCTTCAGAGGGGGGAATCTGTTAACTTTTTTGTTTGCACAATTACAG GTAGCTGATCCTGCTCACTGCACCCTGCtcaagtttctttttcttcaatcaTGTGAACCATATTGTGGGTTCATAAGATCATGGATTTTCAAAGCAGAAGTCCATGACCCATATAAGGAatttattatagaaaatatGGACTGTTTACCTCATAAGTCACATGTTAAAGCTGGCCATTCTGTTGACTTTCCATTAGCAAGTGTCAAG GTGCGAGATGGAGTTCCCATTCCTGGATTTCTCAAAGACTTCTTGGTTCCACTTGTTAGAGCTGGTCTGCAGCTTCAAGTACTGTTGAAATTGCTTGAAACGTGCATTCATGTTGCTTCTGGAGAACACAGTTGTCATGACTTTCTACCCTGTTGGAGTGGCTTTTCAAGTAGTCTGTCTTATTCTTCTCCATTGACTTTCAGCAAAGATGTTATAGAAGCTATGGTTCTTGCaagagaaaattattataaaaggatgaatgaaaaaattgaaagccTTTTGAGCAGCTTAGAAGTTAGATATCAGCAG GTAGCCATGCGTGCTTTAGTACCTTCTTTTGATAATGGTGGAGGTACCTTAGACAAACTAGGCCAGATCATGTCAGAAAACAATTTTGTTGGTTGCCCCACAGCagataaaagaagtttaaatat GGGCATTGGTGATTTGGGCTCTGATGTCTCAAGTACAATAGATGAGTTCTCTTTGCTGGAAGATGTGTGTGATTTATCTGAAAGCTCATCCTTATACAGCTCTGAGGAGCAATTGGATTGTGATCAGCTTAGTGGCTGGTCTTGTCCAGTAGTTGGGCAACAAAATCATTTATCTGCTTTAAGCTTCTTGAAGAGTAGTACCTTAAATAATTCAATACAAAATTCCTGCCATCATGAAAGCTCAGGCAGTGATTCGCATGGAATCTGTGATAAAATGGATGCTACTGATGTGTTGATGAAGACCTCCCATGAGGTAGTGATATCGAGTCACATGTCTAATCCTCTAAATCCAGAGAATTCAAGCTGCTTATGTAAATTCAGTATTCAAGATAGAGAGAGTTTGATTGACAGTTGTTCAGGAATGGGtcactttttgaaaaaatcatttgatAATGATGGAACTGTTGAGCCAAAGGTGACTGAAAAGCACCTGGGACCCCTGAAATATTCTATGTTATGCCATGACATTAATACCATTAGCAATACTTTGAGTGGGGAAGCCACAAAGGAGGATCAACCTGACAATAATACACTCACTTCACATTTGTACGGTTTCCAACCACAAAAATATGGCCATCAGTGTAACCATCCCAGCATTAATCCCCTTAGTGTGAACCCTATGTTGACAAGGAATTCAATTCTTCACCTGATGGGTAGGAATGGGGGAAAATACAAGGCTGATCATGAACAAACTTTGCCTTACTTCAATTTTTCTACTGTAGAGGACCCATGTAAGGTTTATATGGACAAGGTACCCACCAACTCTAGATGTAGAAGTGCATCTTCATTTACACTAGATAGTAATGTGTCTAATCGTAATGATAAGAATAATGAACATGGAGAAATTGACTGTGGTAGAGAGAATGGGTTGGTTGATGTTCCCAAAGTATGTTTTGATGCTTCACCGGACTTGATGGACCATAAACATTTAACAGTTGTATCTGGTGGGAGCAGCTGGGAAAGATTACTAGGTAGTTTTGGAAAAACTGTCAATGTTGATGATACTCAAAAACAAAGTTTGTTGTCAGCATTTGAGATACCACTCGATATTATAATTGACAAGTGCTTGCTGCAGGAAATCATGCTTCA ATACAATTATGTCAGCAAGCTAGCCATCAATGTGCTTGAGGAAGCATTTAAGTTGCAAGAGCATCTTTTGGCACTACGGCGGTATCATTTTATGGAGTTAGCAGATTGGGCAGATTTGTTTATCCTGTCTCTTTGGCATCAT AAGTGGTCTGTTACAGAAGCAAATGAGAGACTTTCAGAAATTCAAGGTCTACTTGAGTTGTCAATTCAGAAGTCTTCTTGTGAACAAGACACTCACAAGGATAGGTTATTTGTGTACATGAAAGGACATGGGAAATTGCCTCTTTCTGCATCTGCTATTG GGGTCCGTTCTTTTGATTTCTTAGGACTGGGTTACCATGTGCAGTGGCCACTCAGTATTGTTTTAACACCTGCTGCATTGAAAGTATATGCTGATATATTCAGCTTTTTGATACAAGTGAAGCTTGCCATTTTTTCATTGACAGATGTATGGTGCTCGTTGAAG GATTTGGTGCATACAaccaataaaaatcaaaattctgAAATACACCAGCTTGAGACAGGGCATCTTAATATGTTGATGAAGATGAG GCACCAGATAAACCATTTTGTATCTACTTTGCAGCAGTATGTAGAGTCACAATTATCTCATGTATCATGGTGCAGGTTTCTTCATTCCCTTCAGCATAAG GTGAAAGATATGATGGATCTTGAATCAGTGCACATGGAATATCTTGCTGATTCGTTATGCAT ATGTTTCCTGTCTGATGAAACAAAGGCAGTTGGCAGCATTATTGAGAGCATTTTGCAATGTGCACTCGATTTCCGGTCTTGTATTACAGTTGGTTCTTGGGATTCTGGAAGTGATCCAGAAGATTTGCTAGGCAAACTTTCTAAAATCAATATATCCCAG GTGCTTTCTATAAAGCAGAAGTTTGATAGAAGTCTAAAAGAACTGCACATATGTTATATTAAGGGACCTAAACATGGGAATTTTGGGCTTTCTCGTTTCTGGGATTATCTAAACTATAATGAATATTATTCAAATGTCAGCAATGAGATGGGGTACTATGCCGTCTGA